From the Juglans microcarpa x Juglans regia isolate MS1-56 chromosome 7D, Jm3101_v1.0, whole genome shotgun sequence genome, the window TTACAACATTTATAATTGTCTGAACGAACTGTGTTCGGCAgtattaaatactcaataaatagacACATTTCATAATCAAGGGATCTCTATCCATTTATCTCTCTCCCATTTGGTCTATGTACGTAGGTGACGGCCACCAGGCCAAAGTATAAAAAGGAAAGGGGGATAGGCAATGGAACAAGGGTTACAGATTTAAAAACAGGTGGAGTGGGTTGTTTTCTTTCTATAAAAAGGTAATTGAAGTAACCTGGTTCTCCATCTATATCAAGGAAAACAATCCACGCATTACATTTAACTGCACCACCTAAAAGCTCCCATTTCTATATAAAATGGCATGATCAGCCTTGACCCATAGTACCATCTTTACGGTTTCTTCTGcctaattcttcttcttcttcttcttctctcagctctctctctctctctctctctctgatattTCTTCACCATGGAGTTGGGAAGTATAGTACAGCTCCTTGAGGACAAGGCCATTTTAGTCACTGGTGCCACTGGTTTTCTGGCAAAAAGTATATATGCTCTGATCCTTTCTCATGTACTGTCTCTATGAGTTTGCGTACGTGCGTGTGGCCGTAACAATTATGATTTTAGTTCTAACTTTGATTGTATGGATGCAGTTTTTGTGGAGAAAATACTGAGAGTTCAACCAAACGTGAAGAAACTCTATCTTCTTCTAAGAGCTGCAGATGACAAGTCAGCCACACAACGTCTGCATGATGaggtatacacacacacacacacacacacacacacacacacacacatagattAGTTAATCATGCTGCATGTTGCTGAATGAATTGGAAATgacaggaaaaataaattagaagcaagTCATGTTTATGATGGTTGCATTATTCTAATGAATCAAAATCCTATGAAAATCAGactattaattattttggtcATACTACTACTCATATTTCAATATAATGGTAATAATTCTGTGGCTACTTCTATTTGTAGATGATAGGGAAGGACTTGTTCAGagtgttgagggaaaaatgggGTACAAATATGGATTCCCTCATCTCTGAAAAAGTAGTTGTGGTTCCTGGTGACCTCTCTCTCGAGGACTTGGGCTTGAACAACTCCTTTCTGAGGGACCAAATATGCAACCAAATCGATTTTATTGTCAATTTAGCTGCAACTACTAAGTTTGATGAAAGGTAATCAATATGTAATGATGCATggggttttaatatttttatttattatttttataaaaaatgaaaataatatcatgtaCTAATTTCTTCTATGCCATGCAGATATGATGTTGCACTAGGTATCAATACATTGGGAGCTAAGCATGCTTTAAGCTTTGCAAAAAAATGTGTTAGACTAAAGGTTCTTGTCCACGTGTCCACGGGTTAgtaaatatttacaatattttcatgTTTGGTTTCTtagagttatttattttttagataattaatattaatcagATAAATTAAGTGTCTTTTTCAGCATATGTATGTGGGGAGAAAGGAGGACTGATTCTAGAAACCCCCTATCACTTTGGTGAAACACTGAATGGGACTCCAGGATTAGACATCTACGCTGAGAAAAAACTGGTGGAGGAAAAGTTGAATGGCTTTCGAGCTGAGGGAGCTACAGAAGAAGAAATTACATTGGCCATGAAGGATTTGGGTATTGAAAGGTACTACGTACataattcatgtatatatatatgatcatcatcatcatcttataactatattatatatatatatatatatatatatatatatatgggaaaaGCTAAAGCCACCGGTACTAATGGATCCCGATTATGAGTcctgattattattattattttttttactttttaatgattaagaaaatattttttaataatattgtactgatttttttttaaatgtttacagagattaaaaaaaaaaaaaacaaaaacaaaaggattgcACGTGTCGGTGAGGATTCGAGACACGTAGCACTCCCTTagcctatatatattatctcaATTCCAAAACTTTAAATACACAAAATCTTGCTTTTCTTATAAATCATGCATCGATCCAAATAATTATATGGGCATTGAAATCTAAAAGGTACaagtttcttcaaattataattGTCAGGGCAAAGAGATATGGATGGCCAAACACATATGTATTTACGAAGGCAATGGGAGAGATGCTCATCGGGCACctaaaagaaaatctatcagTGGTAATCATTCGCCCCACTATCGTAACCAGTACTTTAAAAGAACCTTTCCCTGGTTGGATTGAAGGTGTCaggtaattttcttatattttatgtataaaatgaACAGCACCATTATCTTGTTGTTTGGTTTGtcgagaaaatgaagaaaagtttATTTGTTTACAGGACCATTGACAGTCTAGTTGTTGGTTATGGTAAAGGAAAACTACCATTCTTCCTTGGAGATCTTAAGACAATTCTTGACTTGGtaaattgattaaatttatattgCTTTATTTTATGTAAGGAAATGAGCAGCATGCAGCATGGAACTTGTCACAATTTTTCATCAAAGATCGAAACTCGTATTACACATGATATACAATCTATCTGGCTAGCATTATCGtattcattaattaatgatataattCTCTAAGCATTCAAGAGAATAAGATCCGAAGACACTTACCATGCATTGTtcatttaaagaaagcaaacaaaTCTTGAAGGAAGACAGTTTTCAATCAGAAgtagaagaaaatcatgtaatatatatatatacatatatatatatatataagaaagaaattGAATGTCAAATATGAAAGTGAAATGCAGATGCCGGCTGACTTGGTGGTCAATGCTATGATCGTGGCCATGGTGGCTCATGCAAATCAACCAGCTTATGATGATCATCATATGATTTATCAAGTGGGGTCTTCAATGATGAGCACTCCTTTGAGAATCGAAAAGCTCCAAGATGTTGCCTTTCGTTACTTCTCTAAAAAAACATGGATTAATAGGGAAGGTAAAGCCGTCAAGGTTGGCAAGCTTTTGATGTTGAGCGACATGGATAGTTTCCACAGATATCTGGCCATACGTTATTTGCTGCCTTTGAAGGTTTGTTCAGAACCAGCTTTATGCATGCTACTTGAATTAACTaaagttatataattattaatcatGATTCGTACGTTACAAATTTCAATATTGTTTTGTTACAAATTTATTCATGACGTTGCACCTAAAAGTAACCAACTTATAGCACCACTGAATAAAAGGTATAGTAACAATTCTCGCTTGTTCATGTCTCTCGATCGATTATGCCTCTGATCTTGTTTGTAGACAATCTGTAAATCATATCCCACTAGCCGAAGCAACCACCTCTGGTGAGCCATGTCGAGATCAATGGTTTGGTCACATGATGAGTGGTTCTGTAGATTTTGATGATTGGTGAGATCAATGGAATTTTGCCTCAACAAATTATAAAGTCCCCTCTTTCTTGGTTTCTTGGTCTCTCCGTCTCACAAATATCTCTTTTCCTCAAAACTCTAGCAGTCCCTCACTCCTACCTTTGTCATCCATTATCTGTCATGGCTTGACTCTTGTTAGTATCTCTCTCCCTCCTACAAATACGGTTATTAATGTCTGATTTGAATTAAGTTGCTCCAAGCGTGATGGCACTCGATTGCTGAAAAGCCTATGATCATGGCATCTTCAAAATTCCTTCCACATTAGCTTCAAATCAATTATCTTGTTTCATAGAATTTTGTAGCCTTATAACTCCACTTTCTTAGCAATAACAATCATTTATGCCATCTTAGGCTTAAGACTCTTGAAACTTCTTCGAGATTCACGTAGTTTTCAATGATGCATCTATACACTTGTTGATGTCACAACAAATCTCAAGGACATGATCTtctttcttcatctcctatCTAGCCCTCTTCATGCCATGGAAAATAACCTTCAATAAAGAACAACCTTTTATACTGGTGgctagacattttttttttccttttgtgacAATTGGAAAACAGGGCAATGCACCCTTTGATCATTGAAGTCTATTGCGCTCATACGTCTCACTGAGTCTTGATTAGATTGTGGGCTTATTGGAAACATTGTAGGTGTAGAGAATTCGAGTTTCTAAAGGAGCAACTCTCATCTCTGCAGCAAGCCCTGATACATATAAACACGCACGCAAGACCACTAATGGTGATATTGCTATGTGGGCAACTTGTACATGATCTATATGGATCGTGTGTTTGAGGCCACTAATGAAACAGTCTATATATCTGGTGCAACTCAAACAGCTAGCCTTCCCATTTATGTTAGTAGCCAAGTCAATAGAAAATGGTACTTGCTAGCTAGTTCATGTTCCTTCTTGTTTCAATCCTGTTTAGTCACCAAAGAGACTTCTAAACTCTGCTCGACCATATTGTGAGTGTCGCCCAATGTTCAAGGTTTTTCATGTCACTATCCCTTCTTCCTCAATCCTAGAATAGCTCTACCATAGTTTTACTTCCTTCCGAAATAGACAACAAAAACTAGCTTTTCCCCTTcttcaatatattaaaattcgTACCAAAGTTCAACTTTGCAAATCTAATTGACAGGGTCTTCATTTCCAATATTGTAACTTGGGAAGTCATCCTTGGATGGTGATGTATGTTTGCGACATGCTGCATATATATTACTTCTTGTGGTCTTCACATGCCTTGTGCTTGAAGTCTCCACCTTTGCATCTAGATGCTATTCCAACTGCCTTTCGGATATGCCTAGCTCTAAATACCAGTTGTTATGCGCCAATGCACGAGAGAACATGTTTGTGGTTGATGGATAGGAAGCATTTGGGGT encodes:
- the LOC121239536 gene encoding fatty acyl-CoA reductase 3-like; this encodes MELGSIVQLLEDKAILVTGATGFLAKIFVEKILRVQPNVKKLYLLLRAADDKSATQRLHDEMIGKDLFRVLREKWGTNMDSLISEKVVVVPGDLSLEDLGLNNSFLRDQICNQIDFIVNLAATTKFDERYDVALGINTLGAKHALSFAKKCVRLKVLVHVSTAYVCGEKGGLILETPYHFGETLNGTPGLDIYAEKKLVEEKLNGFRAEGATEEEITLAMKDLGIERAKRYGWPNTYVFTKAMGEMLIGHLKENLSVVIIRPTIVTSTLKEPFPGWIEGVRTIDSLVVGYGKGKLPFFLGDLKTILDLMPADLVVNAMIVAMVAHANQPAYDDHHMIYQVGSSMMSTPLRIEKLQDVAFRYFSKKTWINREGKAVKVGKLLMLSDMDSFHRYLAIRYLLPLKGLELVNAALCQYFKIMHLDLRRKINFVMRLVELYKPYLFFKGVFDDMTTEKLRLMVRDQSGAEADMFYFDPKCIDWDDYFLNVHLPGIVKYIFN